Proteins co-encoded in one Streptomyces roseochromogenus subsp. oscitans DS 12.976 genomic window:
- the rpsB gene encoding 30S ribosomal protein S2: MAVVTMRELLESGVHFGHQTRRWNPKMKRFIFTERNGIYIIDLLQSLSYIDRAYEFVKETVAHGGTVMFVGTKKQAQEAIAEQATRVGMPYVNQRWLGGMLTNFSTVYKRLQRLKELEQIDFEDVAASGLTKKELLVLSREKAKLEKTLGGIREMQKVPSAVWIVDTKKEHIAVGEARKLNIPVVAILDTNCDPDEVDYKIPGNDDAIRSVTLLTRVIADAVAEGLIARSGVAAGEKGEKAAGEPLAEWERDLLEGEKKADEAPAAAEAPAAEAPAAEAAPAEEKPAEGEQA; the protein is encoded by the coding sequence ATGGCCGTCGTCACGATGCGGGAGCTGCTGGAGAGCGGCGTCCACTTCGGTCACCAGACCCGTCGCTGGAACCCGAAGATGAAGCGCTTCATCTTCACCGAGCGCAACGGCATCTACATCATCGACCTGCTCCAGTCGCTGTCGTACATCGACCGCGCCTACGAGTTCGTCAAGGAGACCGTCGCCCACGGCGGCACGGTCATGTTCGTCGGCACCAAGAAGCAGGCGCAGGAGGCCATCGCCGAGCAGGCCACCCGCGTCGGCATGCCCTACGTCAACCAGCGCTGGCTGGGCGGCATGCTCACCAACTTCTCGACCGTCTACAAGCGTCTGCAGCGCCTCAAGGAGCTCGAGCAGATCGACTTCGAGGACGTCGCCGCGTCCGGTCTGACCAAGAAGGAGCTTCTCGTGCTCTCGCGCGAGAAGGCCAAGCTGGAGAAGACCCTCGGTGGTATCCGCGAGATGCAGAAGGTGCCGAGCGCCGTCTGGATCGTGGACACCAAGAAGGAGCACATCGCGGTCGGCGAGGCCCGGAAGCTGAACATCCCGGTCGTCGCCATCCTCGACACCAACTGCGACCCCGACGAGGTCGACTACAAGATCCCGGGCAACGACGACGCGATCCGCTCCGTCACCCTGCTCACCCGTGTGATCGCCGACGCCGTCGCCGAGGGCCTCATCGCCCGTTCCGGCGTGGCCGCCGGTGAGAAGGGCGAGAAGGCCGCGGGCGAGCCGCTCGCCGAGTGGGAGCGCGACCTGCTCGAGGGTGAGAAGAAGGCTGACGAGGCTCCGGCCGCCGCCGAGGCCCCTGCCGCCGAGGCTCCGGCTGCCGAGGCCGCTCCGGCCGAGGAGAAGCCCGCCGAGGGCGAGCAGGCCTGA
- the pyrH gene encoding UMP kinase, with protein sequence MTTKAQKSDDGKVRGRFLLKLSGEAFSGGGGLGVDPDVVHKIAREIAAVVRDGAQIAVVIGGGNFFRGAELQQRGMDRARSDYMGMLGTVMNCLALQDFLEKEGIQSRVQTAITMGQVAEPYIPLRAVRHLEKGRVVIFGAGMGMPYFSTDTTAAQRALEIDAEALLMGKNGVDGVYDSDPKTNPDAVKFDALGYGEVITRDLKVADATAITLCRDNKLPILVFELLAEGNIARAVKGEKIGTLVGDQGSRD encoded by the coding sequence ATGACCACCAAGGCCCAGAAGAGCGACGACGGCAAAGTACGCGGCCGGTTTCTGCTGAAGCTGTCCGGAGAGGCCTTCTCCGGCGGCGGGGGCCTGGGCGTGGACCCGGACGTGGTGCACAAGATCGCCCGCGAGATCGCGGCCGTCGTCCGGGACGGCGCGCAGATCGCGGTCGTCATCGGCGGCGGCAACTTCTTCCGCGGCGCCGAGCTGCAGCAGCGCGGCATGGACCGCGCCCGCTCCGACTACATGGGCATGCTCGGCACCGTGATGAACTGTCTCGCCCTCCAGGACTTCCTGGAGAAGGAGGGCATCCAGTCCCGGGTGCAGACCGCCATCACCATGGGGCAGGTCGCCGAGCCGTACATCCCGCTGCGCGCCGTGCGCCACCTGGAGAAGGGCCGTGTGGTCATCTTCGGCGCCGGTATGGGCATGCCGTACTTCTCCACCGACACCACCGCCGCCCAGCGCGCCCTGGAGATCGACGCCGAGGCGCTGCTCATGGGCAAGAACGGCGTGGACGGGGTGTACGACTCCGACCCCAAGACCAACCCGGACGCCGTCAAGTTCGACGCCCTCGGCTACGGCGAGGTCATCACCCGCGACCTGAAGGTCGCCGACGCCACCGCCATCACACTGTGCCGCGACAACAAGCTCCCGATCCTCGTCTTCGAGCTTCTCGCGGAGGGCAATATCGCCCGCGCCGTCAAGGGTGAGAAGATCGGCACGCTGGTGGGCGACCAGGGCAGCCGGGACTGA
- a CDS encoding YceI family protein, which yields MNLFGRNSFHRRAQPSAAPVATAAPATSARAGATAVLPDPELAGLTGDWLIDPAHSRIGFSVRHAMVTTVRGAFTQYESRLHFDGRDPTRSRADLVLYTASVDTGVEQRDAHLVGRQFLDAAAHPRMTFTSTTVQLASQDVYRMTGDLTIKDTTRPVDLELTYIGHVTDAFGDERVGFDGTTTINRSDWGLTYDARLAQGGSMVSETVRLQFDIAAIRITATV from the coding sequence ATGAACCTTTTCGGCCGCAACTCCTTCCACCGGCGCGCGCAGCCGTCCGCCGCTCCCGTGGCGACCGCCGCCCCGGCGACCAGTGCCCGCGCCGGCGCCACCGCCGTCCTGCCCGATCCCGAGCTGGCGGGCCTCACCGGCGACTGGCTGATCGATCCCGCGCACAGCAGGATCGGGTTCTCCGTGCGACACGCGATGGTGACGACCGTGCGCGGCGCCTTCACGCAGTACGAGAGCCGCCTCCACTTCGACGGCCGCGACCCGACCCGCTCCCGGGCCGACCTGGTGCTGTACACCGCCAGCGTCGACACCGGCGTCGAGCAGCGCGACGCCCACCTGGTCGGCCGGCAGTTCCTGGACGCCGCCGCCCATCCGCGGATGACGTTCACGAGCACGACCGTGCAGCTCGCGAGCCAGGACGTCTACCGGATGACCGGCGATCTCACCATCAAGGACACCACCCGCCCGGTGGACCTGGAACTCACCTACATCGGTCATGTGACCGACGCGTTCGGTGACGAGCGGGTCGGCTTCGACGGCACCACCACCATCAACCGCTCCGACTGGGGACTTACCTATGACGCCCGGCTGGCTCAGGGCGGGTCCATGGTGAGCGAGACGGTCCGCCTCCAGTTCGACATCGCCGCGATCCGCATCACTGCCACGGTCTGA
- the frr gene encoding ribosome recycling factor, whose amino-acid sequence MIEETLLEAEEKMEKAVVVAKEDFAAIRTGRAHPAMFNKIVADYYGALTPINQLASFSVPEPRMAVVTPFDKSALRNIEQAIRDSDLGVNPSNDGNIIRVTFPELTEERRREYIKVAKHKAEDSRVSIRSVRRKAKDAIDKLVKDGEVGEDEGRRAEKELDDTTAKYVAQVDELLKHKEAELLEV is encoded by the coding sequence GTGATCGAAGAGACCCTCCTCGAGGCCGAGGAGAAGATGGAGAAGGCCGTCGTGGTCGCCAAGGAGGACTTCGCCGCGATCCGCACCGGCCGTGCGCACCCGGCGATGTTCAACAAGATCGTGGCCGACTACTACGGTGCCCTGACGCCGATCAACCAGCTGGCCTCGTTCTCCGTGCCGGAGCCGCGCATGGCGGTCGTGACGCCCTTCGACAAGAGCGCGCTGCGCAACATCGAGCAGGCGATCCGCGACTCCGACCTGGGCGTCAACCCCAGCAACGACGGCAACATCATCCGGGTGACGTTCCCCGAGCTGACGGAGGAGCGCCGCCGCGAGTACATCAAGGTCGCCAAGCACAAGGCCGAGGACTCCCGGGTCTCCATCCGCTCCGTGCGCCGCAAGGCCAAGGACGCCATCGACAAGCTCGTCAAGGACGGCGAGGTCGGCGAGGACGAGGGCCGCCGTGCGGAGAAGGAGCTGGACGACACCACCGCGAAGTACGTCGCGCAGGTGGACGAGCTCCTGAAGCACAAGGAAGCGGAACTGCTCGAAGTCTGA
- the tsf gene encoding translation elongation factor Ts encodes MANYTAADVKKLRELTGAGMMDCKKALDEAEGNVDKAVEALRIKGQKGVAKREGRSAENGAVVSVIADDNSSGVLVELKCETDFVAKGEKFQAVAAAIAEHVAKTSPADIEALLASEIEAGKTVQAYVDEANANLGEKIVLDRFAQFADGYVLAYMHRTMPDLPPQIGVLVELDKPNAEVAKGIAQHIAAFAPKYLSKEDVPAEVVESERRVAEETTRAEGKPEAALPKIVEGRLNGFFKDATLLGQPYALDNKKSVQKVLDEAGVTLKRFSRIKVGI; translated from the coding sequence ATGGCGAACTACACCGCCGCCGACGTCAAGAAGCTCCGTGAGCTCACCGGCGCCGGCATGATGGACTGCAAGAAGGCGCTGGACGAGGCCGAGGGCAACGTCGACAAGGCCGTCGAAGCGCTGCGCATCAAGGGCCAGAAGGGCGTCGCCAAGCGCGAGGGCCGCTCCGCCGAGAACGGCGCCGTGGTCTCCGTCATCGCCGACGACAACTCCTCCGGCGTCCTGGTCGAGCTGAAGTGCGAGACGGACTTCGTCGCCAAGGGTGAGAAGTTCCAGGCCGTCGCCGCCGCGATCGCCGAGCACGTCGCCAAGACCTCCCCGGCCGACATCGAGGCCCTGCTCGCCTCCGAGATCGAGGCCGGCAAGACCGTCCAGGCGTACGTGGACGAGGCCAACGCCAACCTCGGCGAGAAGATCGTCCTGGACCGCTTCGCGCAGTTCGCCGATGGCTACGTGCTCGCCTACATGCACCGCACCATGCCCGACCTGCCGCCGCAGATCGGTGTCCTGGTCGAGCTGGACAAGCCGAACGCCGAGGTCGCCAAGGGCATCGCCCAGCACATCGCCGCCTTCGCGCCGAAGTACCTCTCCAAGGAGGACGTGCCGGCCGAGGTCGTCGAGTCCGAGCGCCGCGTCGCCGAGGAGACCACCCGCGCCGAGGGCAAGCCCGAGGCCGCCCTGCCGAAGATCGTCGAGGGTCGCCTCAACGGCTTCTTCAAGGACGCCACGCTGCTCGGCCAGCCCTACGCGCTGGACAACAAGAAGTCGGTCCAGAAGGTGCTGGACGAGGCCGGTGTCACCCTGAAGCGCTTCTCGCGCATCAAGGTCGGCATCTGA
- a CDS encoding phosphatidate cytidylyltransferase has translation MSDSSWGAPPPAGPAGYWGPTEGGPVQGAAPAGPAYDAPQAQHTRPMPIVPDEPAYGGDQDGDRGAARLSGPLFQDEFRPRPPQARTAQAENQNPEPMPDAHQPAPAPQKKSAGRDLSAAIGVGVGLGVVIIASLFVRKAVFVGVIAVAVVVGLWELTSRLRERKQIKAPLVPLAVGGAGMVVAGYVRGAEGAWVAMALTALAALVWRMTESPEGYLRDVTAGVFAAFYVPFLATFVAMMLTAQDGPWRVLTFLLLTVVSDTGAYAVGWRFGKHKLAPRISPGKTREGLLGAVLFAMAGGALCMQFLISHGTWWQGLLLGLAVAGSATLGDLGESMIKRDLGIKDMGTLLPGHGGIMDRLDSLLPTAPVVWLLLVVFVGSG, from the coding sequence ATGAGCGACTCTTCCTGGGGGGCGCCGCCACCGGCGGGGCCGGCCGGCTACTGGGGGCCCACCGAGGGCGGGCCTGTCCAGGGCGCCGCCCCGGCGGGTCCCGCGTACGATGCGCCTCAGGCGCAGCACACTCGCCCCATGCCCATCGTGCCCGACGAACCCGCGTATGGCGGAGACCAGGACGGCGACCGGGGAGCCGCCCGGCTGAGCGGCCCCTTGTTCCAGGACGAGTTCCGCCCCCGGCCCCCGCAGGCCCGGACCGCCCAGGCCGAGAACCAGAATCCGGAGCCCATGCCCGACGCCCACCAGCCGGCGCCAGCGCCGCAGAAGAAGAGCGCGGGCCGTGACCTGAGCGCGGCCATAGGGGTCGGGGTCGGGCTCGGTGTGGTGATCATCGCGTCGCTGTTCGTCAGGAAGGCCGTGTTCGTCGGGGTGATCGCGGTCGCCGTCGTCGTCGGCCTGTGGGAGCTGACCAGCAGGCTGCGGGAGCGCAAGCAGATCAAGGCGCCGCTGGTGCCGCTCGCGGTCGGCGGTGCGGGGATGGTGGTCGCCGGGTACGTCCGTGGCGCCGAGGGTGCCTGGGTCGCCATGGCCCTCACCGCCCTGGCCGCGCTGGTCTGGCGGATGACCGAGTCGCCGGAGGGCTATCTCAGGGACGTCACGGCGGGTGTCTTCGCGGCGTTCTACGTGCCGTTCCTGGCCACCTTCGTCGCGATGATGCTGACCGCGCAGGACGGTCCCTGGCGCGTCCTGACCTTCCTGCTCCTCACGGTCGTCAGCGACACGGGCGCGTACGCGGTCGGCTGGCGCTTCGGCAAGCACAAACTGGCCCCGCGGATCAGCCCCGGCAAGACCCGCGAGGGCCTGCTGGGCGCGGTGCTGTTCGCGATGGCCGGGGGCGCGCTGTGCATGCAGTTCCTGATCAGCCACGGCACCTGGTGGCAGGGCCTGCTGCTGGGTCTCGCGGTCGCGGGCAGCGCCACGCTGGGCGACCTCGGCGAGTCCATGATCAAGCGCGACCTGGGCATCAAGGACATGGGCACCTTGCTCCCGGGCCACGGCGGCATCATGGACCGGCTGGATTCACTGCTGCCGACGGCTCCCGTGGTGTGGCTTCTTCTGGTGGTTTTCGTCGGCTCGGGCTGA